A genome region from Hymenobacter tibetensis includes the following:
- a CDS encoding RNA polymerase sigma factor, with protein MKTVNLLPPLPPDAAQLRHALQTNRGETLTLLYQRTFPMVRHYVLQHSGTEHDAKDIFHDALVIFYEKAVGGTLELTATASTYVVAVARNLWRRELSRRGRCSVADLNEEHLQVPEPAGATDSEAADASVLEYVEQLGEKCKNILLSFYYFQQPLEQIAVTHHYRNVRSATVQKFKCLERLRNSVRNVLFETFSA; from the coding sequence ATGAAAACAGTAAACCTCCTGCCGCCCCTGCCACCTGATGCCGCGCAGCTCCGGCACGCGCTGCAAACCAACCGTGGTGAAACGCTCACCCTGCTCTACCAGCGCACGTTCCCGATGGTGCGCCACTACGTGTTGCAGCATAGTGGGACAGAGCATGATGCCAAAGACATCTTTCATGATGCCCTGGTTATCTTTTATGAAAAAGCAGTGGGCGGTACGCTGGAGCTTACCGCCACGGCCAGCACCTATGTGGTAGCCGTAGCCCGCAACTTGTGGCGCCGGGAGTTAAGCCGCCGGGGGCGGTGCAGCGTAGCCGACTTGAACGAAGAGCACCTGCAAGTACCCGAGCCGGCTGGCGCAACGGACTCGGAAGCCGCCGATGCTTCGGTGCTGGAGTACGTGGAGCAGCTGGGGGAGAAGTGCAAGAACATTCTGCTGTCGTTCTACTACTTCCAGCAGCCGTTAGAACAAATTGCTGTCACTCACCACTACCGCAACGTTCGCTCGGCCACGGTGCAGAAATTCAAGTGCTTGGAGCGGCTGCGCAATTCGGTGCGCAACGTGCTGTTCGAAACCTTTAGCGCCTAA
- a CDS encoding lipocalin family protein, translated as MTRPLKTRQPVLIATAVAAVATGVAAYGYVRRKLYPALPTVAHVDLHKYSGLWYEVARLPTRFEKGCQHVTAQYKQRPDGKVSVVNTCHKDGLNGPVETAKGVARAVDSTNAKLKVSFFWPFEGDYWILDLDHADYRYALVGTPSRENLWLLSRTPHLPRSLRDQLVGKAHELGFPVEKLLFTPQPLTDKP; from the coding sequence ATGACCAGACCTCTCAAAACCCGCCAACCTGTTTTGATAGCCACAGCCGTGGCGGCAGTGGCTACCGGCGTTGCTGCCTATGGCTACGTACGGCGCAAACTGTATCCGGCACTGCCCACCGTGGCACACGTCGACCTGCATAAGTACAGCGGGTTGTGGTACGAGGTAGCCCGGCTGCCCACCCGCTTCGAGAAAGGCTGCCAGCACGTAACGGCCCAGTACAAGCAGCGGCCCGATGGTAAAGTGAGCGTGGTTAATACCTGCCATAAGGATGGCCTGAACGGGCCGGTGGAAACCGCCAAAGGTGTTGCCCGCGCCGTGGATAGCACCAATGCCAAGTTGAAAGTCAGTTTTTTCTGGCCTTTCGAGGGCGACTACTGGATTTTGGACCTAGACCACGCCGACTACCGCTACGCACTGGTTGGCACGCCCAGCCGGGAAAATCTGTGGCTGCTCAGCCGGACTCCCCACCTGCCCCGCAGCCTCCGCGACCAACTCGTTGGCAAAGCCCACGAACTGGGGTTCCCAGTGGAGAAACTGTTGTTCACGCCTCAGCCCCTTACCGACAAACCGTAG
- the bcp gene encoding thioredoxin-dependent thiol peroxidase codes for MSLPQAGDTAPDFAAKDQNGTVHQLADYKGRRVALYFYPKDDTSGCTAQACDLRDNYQSLQAAGIQVLGVSIDGEKSHQKFATKYELPFPLLVDEDKKLVQEYGVWQEKSMYGRKYMGTMRYTFLIDAEGKIEKVITKVDTKNHAAQLL; via the coding sequence ATGTCACTACCCCAAGCCGGCGACACCGCCCCCGATTTTGCTGCCAAAGACCAGAATGGCACTGTCCACCAGTTGGCCGACTATAAAGGCCGCCGCGTGGCCCTCTACTTCTACCCCAAAGACGACACCTCTGGCTGCACGGCCCAAGCCTGCGACCTACGCGACAATTACCAAAGCCTGCAAGCGGCCGGAATTCAGGTGCTTGGGGTGAGTATCGATGGTGAAAAGTCGCACCAGAAATTTGCTACCAAGTACGAATTGCCTTTCCCGCTGCTCGTTGACGAAGACAAAAAACTTGTGCAGGAGTATGGTGTCTGGCAGGAAAAATCGATGTACGGCCGCAAGTACATGGGCACGATGCGCTATACCTTCCTGATTGACGCGGAAGGCAAAATCGAAAAGGTGATAACCAAAGTCGATACCAAAAACCACGCAG
- a CDS encoding ClpP family protease: MLSTKQEFRKFAVQGRGLNGLGVDQYLHHMEGQGRPFVTNMTRSVIEERPTRFAEIDVFSRLIMDRIVFLGTAVDDQIANILTAQMLFLESVDAKKDILLYVNSPGGSVYAGFGIYDTMQYVGPDVATICTGLAASMGAFLLAGGTLGKRSALPHARVMIHQPSSGVQGPSADIEITAREVVKLRQELYTIYAERTGKTYQQIHDDSDRDYWLRADEAKAYGLIDEVLEKK; this comes from the coding sequence ATGCTGTCAACAAAACAAGAGTTCCGAAAATTTGCCGTGCAAGGACGGGGCCTCAATGGCCTGGGTGTCGACCAATACCTACACCACATGGAAGGCCAGGGCCGCCCGTTTGTCACCAACATGACCCGTTCCGTAATTGAAGAACGCCCCACGCGCTTCGCCGAAATTGACGTGTTTTCGCGCCTCATCATGGACCGGATTGTGTTCCTGGGAACGGCCGTTGACGACCAGATTGCCAACATTCTAACCGCGCAAATGCTGTTTTTGGAATCGGTAGACGCCAAGAAGGACATTTTGCTGTACGTCAATTCGCCGGGTGGCTCGGTGTACGCCGGGTTCGGTATTTATGACACCATGCAGTACGTGGGGCCCGATGTGGCCACTATCTGCACCGGGTTAGCGGCCTCGATGGGGGCTTTTCTGCTGGCGGGCGGCACCCTGGGCAAACGTTCGGCCCTGCCCCACGCCCGCGTCATGATTCACCAGCCCTCAAGCGGCGTACAAGGCCCCTCGGCCGACATCGAAATTACGGCCCGCGAAGTGGTGAAGCTGCGGCAGGAACTCTACACCATTTACGCCGAACGCACCGGCAAAACCTACCAGCAAATCCACGACGACTCCGACCGGGATTATTGGCTGCGCGCCGACGAAGCCAAAGCGTACGGCCTGATTGACGAGGTACTAGAGAAGAAATAA